The Vescimonas coprocola genome includes a window with the following:
- a CDS encoding VirD4-like conjugal transfer protein, CD1115 family: MKKENNPLVLCLFGILPVVWLGLLIAPAAHGGLPEIVTRFPAVMNDPFHIELCGDSLKTVLILLCAYGLTVGVILSSRRNYRRGEEHGSAKWGSARTVNRKYRAAAPEENKIFTQNVRMGLDGRKHRRNLNTVVVGGSGAGKTRFYAKPNLCQANTSFTVLDPKGELLRSTGHLLRQKGYEVRVLDLLNMEKSHCYNPFVYLRDDNDVQRLVTNLFKSTTPKGSQSNDPFWDTAASMLLLALIFYLKYEAPPDEQNFPMVIEMLRAADVREDCDEYTSPLDELFERLEMREPDHIAVKYYKDYHSGSAKTLKSIQITLAARLEKFNLSSLAALTATDELDLPSLGEKKVALFALIPDNDTSFNFLVSILYTQLFQQLFYLADHKYGGSLPVPVHFLMDEFSNVSLPEDFSKILAVMRSRNVFVSIILQNVAALKALFEKEWESILGNCDEFLYLGGNETSTHKLISESYLGKSTIDTNTYGKSSGRNGNYSTNYQISGRELLMPDEVRMLDNRYALLFIRGERPVIDEKYDILKHPNIALTEDGGAAPYEHGGTENAVATLSFAGAAAETVSAPNEPTPDYELLSDEDIEALF; the protein is encoded by the coding sequence ATGAAGAAAGAGAATAACCCTCTTGTCCTCTGCCTGTTCGGTATTCTCCCCGTGGTGTGGCTGGGGCTGCTGATCGCCCCTGCCGCCCACGGCGGCCTGCCGGAGATCGTCACCCGGTTTCCCGCAGTGATGAACGACCCGTTTCATATCGAGCTTTGCGGGGACAGTCTGAAAACTGTTCTCATTCTGCTCTGTGCCTATGGGCTTACGGTGGGTGTCATTCTGTCGTCCCGCCGCAATTACCGCCGAGGTGAGGAACACGGTTCGGCCAAGTGGGGCTCGGCCCGAACCGTCAACCGAAAATACCGGGCTGCTGCGCCGGAGGAAAACAAGATCTTCACGCAGAATGTCCGTATGGGTCTGGACGGACGGAAACACCGCCGCAATCTCAACACGGTCGTTGTCGGCGGCAGCGGCGCAGGTAAAACGAGATTTTACGCCAAACCGAATCTGTGTCAGGCCAACACGAGCTTTACCGTGCTCGACCCGAAAGGCGAGCTGCTGCGCAGTACGGGGCATCTGCTGCGGCAAAAGGGCTATGAGGTGCGGGTGCTGGATCTTCTGAACATGGAGAAAAGCCACTGCTACAACCCGTTTGTCTACCTGCGGGACGACAACGATGTGCAGCGGCTTGTGACCAATCTGTTCAAAAGCACCACGCCGAAAGGTAGCCAGTCCAACGATCCCTTTTGGGACACGGCCGCATCTATGCTCCTGCTGGCTCTCATTTTCTATCTGAAATACGAAGCACCGCCCGACGAACAGAATTTTCCGATGGTCATAGAGATGCTGCGCGCGGCGGATGTGCGGGAGGACTGCGACGAATACACCTCGCCGCTGGACGAGCTGTTTGAGCGGTTGGAGATGCGGGAGCCCGACCATATCGCCGTGAAGTATTACAAGGACTACCACTCCGGCAGTGCTAAAACGCTGAAATCCATTCAAATCACGCTGGCGGCGAGGCTCGAAAAATTCAACCTGTCCTCGCTGGCGGCATTGACCGCTACGGACGAGCTGGATCTGCCGTCCCTCGGAGAAAAGAAGGTGGCGCTTTTTGCCCTGATCCCCGACAATGACACCAGCTTTAACTTCTTGGTCAGCATTTTGTACACCCAGCTTTTTCAGCAGCTATTCTATCTGGCCGACCACAAATACGGCGGCAGTCTGCCCGTTCCCGTTCATTTCTTAATGGACGAGTTCAGCAATGTCAGCTTGCCGGAGGACTTCTCCAAGATCCTTGCGGTCATGCGTTCCCGCAATGTGTTCGTGTCGATCATTCTGCAAAATGTGGCGGCGCTCAAGGCGCTGTTTGAAAAGGAATGGGAGTCGATACTCGGCAACTGCGATGAGTTTCTTTATCTCGGCGGCAACGAAACTTCGACCCACAAGCTGATCTCGGAATCCTATCTCGGCAAATCCACCATCGACACCAACACCTACGGCAAATCATCCGGGCGCAACGGCAATTACAGCACGAACTATCAGATCAGCGGCAGAGAACTTCTGATGCCGGACGAAGTGCGTATGCTGGACAACCGATATGCTCTTTTGTTTATCCGTGGTGAGCGGCCGGTGATTGACGAGAAATACGACATTCTGAAACACCCGAACATTGCGCTGACCGAGGACGGCGGCGCAGCGCCCTATGAACACGGCGGGACGGAAAATGCCGTTGCAACGCTCTCGTTTGCAGGCGCTGCCGCCGAAACCGTATCCGCACCCAATGAACCCACACCCGATTATGAGCTTCTGTCCGACGAGGATATAGAGGCTCTTTTTTAA